AATGGAAGAcaacaataatattatatacaAGTGAGATTCAActtaagattttaaattcataagaatttaattttgccattaagataaatatatgtaaatttattttaaaaattatttattagtgataattatatttggatttttaacaagtttatataaatacatgttaaatatttaaatttaaatttaaatttaatattaattttttatggatttttttatttttatatttaatcaacttctttttccattataacATTCTAAATAAtggtaaataatttaaattttttattttgtttatatgtatttgaatataacattaattttaagatCAGCTTGAGATCCGGGTACTATCAGTTGAAAGTGAGGGAACCCGATGTGCCCAATACTACATTCAAGACTCGGTACGGCCATTACAAGTTCCTGGTTATACTCTTCAATCTTACGAATGCTCCAACAGTGTTTATGGGTTTAATGAATCGAATGTTTCAGCCATTCTTCAATCAGTTTTTTGTGGTGTTCATTAACGACATTTTGGTTTATTCTAAGACTGAGTCtgagcatgatgagcatttAAGGGTGGTTCTGTAGATTCTCAATGAAAAGAAGCTCTCTGCCAAGCTGAGTAAGTGCGAGTTTTGGCTAAAAGATGTTATGTTTTTTGGGCATATGGTATCTGGTAAGGGTATCCGTGTGAATCCAAAAAAGATTGAGACGATTCTAGAATGGAAGCAGCCTAAGAATGTTTCGAAGATTCGAAGCTTCCTAGGTTTGGTAAAgtattatcggagatttgttTAGTGTTTCTCTTTGATAGATGCTTCATTGACTAAGATATTGAGGAAGAATACACCTTTTAAGTGGTCAAATGAGCAGCAAGGTAGCTTTGAGAAGCTAAAATCCAAGTTGACTCAAGCTTCAGTTTTGATTCAGCCGGAATCTGGAAGGACTACATTGTGTATAGTGATGCATCCCATATTGGTCTAGGTTGTGTGTTGATGCTAGAGGGTAAGGTGGTAGCTTATGTTTCGAGGTAACTTAAGCCACATTAGTGCAATTATCTGACTCATAATTTGGAGTTGGCGACTATAGTGTTCgctttgaaaatttggaggcattacctttatggtgagaagtgtaatATCTACACGGATCATAAAAGTCTCAAATGTCTCCTCACCTAGAAGGAGTTGAACTTGAGACAGTGGAGATGAATTgagttgttgaaagattatgactgCACTATTGAATACCATCTTGGTAAAGCCAACGTTGTGGTCAATGCTCTAAGTAGAAGATTGATGATTGAGCTTAAGACTATGTTTGCAAGATTGAGTCTGTATGAGGATGGTGGACTTTTGGttgagttgcaagttaagcctAATTGGGTTAGTGATGTTAAAGTTAAGCAACCtttggataaaaatttgatgacTCGGTTTAAACAGATTAAAAAGGGTAAGACTGAAGATTTCGGGTTGAATTCTGAGGGTATTCTATGTTTCAGAGGTAGGTACTATGTGCCTAATGATTTGGATTTGAGACAGTCCATCCTACGAGAAGCgtatagtagcccttatgctatgcatcctagagtaataaaatgtaacaaGACTTGAAGGAGTTGTATTAGTGGCCTAGATTGAAACAAGAGGTAACTGATTTTGTTTCTAAATGCTTGACTTACCAGCAAGTAAAGGCCGAGCAACAGTTTCCTTAGGGGTTGTTGCAGCCAATTAGAATTCTGTAATGGAAATGGGAGAGAGTCACTATGGACTTTGTTAGTCGGTTGCCTTTGACACCTACTAAGGACTCGGtatgggttattgttgataaaTTAACTAAGTTGGCTCACTTTTTACTGGTTCACATTGATTATTCCCTACAGAAGCTAGGTAAgctttatattttagaaatagtaAGACTGCATGAGGTGCTTACCTATGTCGATTATTTCAAATCAAGATTTGCATTTCACATCTCGATTCTAGAAGAAGCTTTATAAGGCATTAGGAACTAGGTTAGATTTCAAAACGGCATTCCATCTACAGACAGATGGTCAATTCGAGCGGGTTATCTAGATTTTTAAGGATATGTTAAGGGGTGGTGTGATCGAGTTTCATGGTACTTGGGCAGAGCATCTATCATTAGTTGAATTCGCTTACAATAATAGTTTCTAATCTAGCATATAGATGGCACCTTACAAGGCTTTGCATGGTCATAAATATTGCACTCTTttgtgttggactgagttgggcgatAGGAAGGTTTTGGGTTTGAAATTAGTTCAAGAGACCGAGGGTACTATTAGACTGATTTAGGATAGACTGAAAGCTACTTCGGATTTGTAGAAGTCCTATGCAAATTTGAGGtgaaaataaattgagtttagtgTTAGCGCTGGGGTTTACCGTGATTAAGGTTTGGCAGAaaaggcaagttgagccctaggtttattggaCCGTATTGGATACTTAAAAGAATTAGACCGCTGGCCTATTAGCTTGAGTTGCAACCAGAATTGGATCACATTCATGATGTGTTTCTGGATCCTGATAATCAACAATAGCTTTTGGAATCCGTTGAAATCCGTCAGAAGCATTTAAGGTAAGTATGGGTTCTTAGTTACAAGGTATTTTCTACTTTAATCAAACCCTATAGGGGTTTATAGAGACTAACCGCTATGAAATTACCCGTTTTGGGTACAGAGTTAGTTAAATCTATGTGTTAGAGGTTGTCGAAATTGCGATTCAATGCTTTAGAGTTGTTGTGAATATGTGTGGGTTTAAGTGTTTTGGCTATAAATGATCTCACTggcaaaaataatgaaaaattatgtaTGATTTGGGGTCACACGGTTTCCCCACACGGTGTGTGTCCCACGGTTGGCCCACACGGTTGTGTGCTGCTATACATTGGGAACTTGTCAAAAATCACAAGGccacagtgagttacacggctaGAGAACACGGACGTGTACCCCTCCCACACGGCCTAGGCCTTTCCATACGGCTGTGTGCccatatttttactatttttactcGAGATTGTATAATATGTTGAAATTGATCCCTACTTGTTCTATGACTGTTGTGGGGTCTTATAAGTTTAATTGGGCCCTCATAGCATGTGCTTATTGTATTGTTGATTTGATACTGTTGTCGGTTTGCATAATGTATGCATGATTGTGTTGTGAGCGTAACTCTGTTATCCAGTGGTTATTGATGGCATGAACAAATATCTAACTGAAATTGTGGAATTGAAAGcatgttaaatatgttattgaattgaatttattacCATAAGCATGACATACATGccattgaattgaatttgataCTGTAAGCATGAAAAACGTGTCACTGTACTAAAACTGGACTGAGAGCATGATTGTATGCCATTTTGCAATGCATGGGATGGGTATTTGTGGTTCACGAAGAAGTTCTGTGGTGATCCAGGTGACATTTAAAGCTCGCATTATTGTTGTTAATACACTACACCGGAGATTTGAAGAGATTGGGCAATTTATCGCATTTATACTAACAGTTTTAACTGCAAATTGTTACTGGTGGTTTTAACCACATCAAGCTTAGGTTCTTACTATTTTGGCGTTCAGATgacgggttctggggaactcgtggtgtgtagcggatagATGGTAGGATTATTGCATTTCGTATTGAGCATGCCATATTCATGTTATAATATGCCATGATTTATTGATTGGACAGTTGTAATTGATTAAGTGCCTATTTGATTGGTTGTATGGCTAAGATACTTTAACTCACACTAGGCTTTTAAAGCTTACCtccttagtttaatatttacatatcgcCCTTAGGATTAAGCTTGGATTCGGCAATTGGAGGTCTCGTTTTAAACTCTTTGGCATTggttaaaaacatttattacttttaaattattttggcaTTTTATTTGGAACTATAATTTTGGTTAAGCATAGACTGTGGTAggggacttttaaattttgttttgattacaTGTATGGGTTTTGGTGGTAATTGGacttttggtgttttgaaaAGATGAGTTTTTCCACAAAAACTAAACGAAACATTTTTCCGCTATGACATGGCAAACGAAGGTTTTAAAATGGGTTTTTCGACAAAAATCGACTAAGTTTTATTTCTAACAATTtgtctttttattcaattcgGACTTAACTATAAACGACCTAATAAATCGATACATCTAACAAGCTTATTACAACCACGCTTAGTTTTCtgtaaattcattttaatagaaagataataatataaagtGACTTTACAACcgaatatttttttacttagccatatcggtggctaatgtaacctTCAGAATTTAACCATAACATCTAGGTTGAGTTTAGGAGGTAACATAACCAATGTAGCATTTTGCATATGATTTTCTTCCAGGTCGAGTGTAGGATGTTACAGCCgtaatcatcattttcatcttaCCATAGTTTGAAACTAGCTTTGTATTTGAAATATTCTCATCTAACATTATCTAAACAACTTATCTCCTACCCTTTAGACCATTCACCTATTTAAAGCCTTTAGGCCaatgatttaatttgattttcatgtgTGTTGCTAATGAACCAACATGAGCTGAGATTGGTCTGAAAACTTTAGTTACTTTTtcaaataatgttaattttttagtttatgtaATACTTGATTTGAGTTAAGCTGacttgaattataaaaattctttCCAATTCAGTAGTCTTAATATGAGTTGCGCTTGTGGGGTTGAAATGGTTGTCTgattcatgaaaatatctagtTACAATTTATCTTTTAGCATTGGTATGAAACAAAAAATGCAtgattaattacataaaatttatattttgttgagATAGTTATGAGAGAAGTTATAATAGTAGTTATAATTGTGTCTATAATTACTCAAGATTAATAACTTGCCTTATTTGTTTGCATGTTAAGCCAAAGTATCTTGATtaggggtgagtattcgattattttggttgattcagtcagttttttcaatttaaccaacTTAGCCGACCTTAacataaaataactaaatacaCCAACTAAGATGACATTAATTGATTTAACCGAATCGACTTAACATCTATCGGCTAATCaacttaaatgatttattttttaaaatttctttttagtaaattttacagtatttttaaaaaatcattttcttgaTACAACCAAagcttcaaattttattttgaaaagtgaaGGATGTAATGATtgtttttacttaatttctttttggtaaTCTTCATGTCCGTTTTACAATCCATGTCCGAGGTGTGTACCTCCCCCTTTTAACAATGTCATCTCCAAGATTCAAACTTACATCTCCCCTTAAGAGTGAAATGTGCCTTACCATTACGACTAACCTTTGCTGGTAATGATTGCTTTTTACTTGATAGgttctttttcttctaattaaatttcggttaattaaattaagttggttgacaactctaaattatatagactTTTTTAACATCTTATGACTAGTAATTCATGTAAATTCGAGTGTTTCTTcagtaaattttgtaattttattaaaaaataaataagatggacaaaattaaagacaaatctccatttttaattatttatatgctAAACTTGCATGTTTTTACCAAATTTGAAGCAGTTTGGTGCAAAAGGAGAAAAATCAATCTTAAAGCTCACTTTTTTACGGTCAAATGCTGTAGCATTCCTGTAACACTCACTATGAGGAGGAGGGCTTATAATTAATCAGCTTTGGACgtccaattaattaaatttttggatcATGGGATAGACTTGACCTAACTTAAAATTGGATCACTGAAATGGGCAAGCCTGTTTCTTAATTTGAAGCCAAATCATCCATTAAGGAGGAAAGAGCCCAAACTCGATTATGGGAAGCCCAACTGtccataaattaattaaattaggcttCCTAGACTTgtttaaaaatcacaaaacaacCCTAACAATTTCCTCAAATGATTGTTCAACTCCCTTTCTTAAATCAAGCTTGAactagctatttttagcaaagtcaTCCATCTCCCTTCCTCTTCTTAAGGTGTTCAGCCATGTAAGAGAGAAAAATGGGGCACTGacatgctatttttagcaaattcAAGTTAGCCCCTCCTAGTATAACTACTCATTGTCATTCCCTCATTTCATCATCCCTCATTCAACCTCTCCTctctattttctctcttttccattttttccatTCTTTAAGAGAGTTTTGCAAGGCTTTGAGAGCAGTACCATTCGGCCATTTTAGAAGCAATTCAACTTAGTTGTCACGAAAAAAAGTGAAGAACAAAGGAGGAGCAAAGTGAGTTGCCTCTCGAAGAACCACCGGAAACGACTTGCAATTCTTTTCCCTTTACtctattattttttgttcaattcaTGAAACATGATTGCAactaagttttatgtttttaatataatcatgATTCTTAATTCTTTCAGTGTCagaatgatttaaatttcatagcttagattatttgattttgttaatgATGTTATGTGTCTTGGTTGCTTATTCATTCagataaaattatgaatatgttaTTCGTGCATTATAAATGTAGGGatccaattgaattaattattaaatcaaaaccggattgtaattaattgacacaatatatTAATAGTGCATGTTTGATCtatattttgagaaaattaggTTGAAATTTGCAATAACTCGAAAGAACCTTATTACGTACCTTACATAAATTAggatttatgtgattaaactgttcaaagataaaaatattgttgttacctcacataatctttttttttctacttattaaaaatactaaGTTGTTGACATTGACATATGCTagacttaataatttaataagtatgatTTATTAGACGATGCCTAAAAAGGTAACCTTGAAATCAAAATAGACATAAAAATATGTAGACAAGAGGTTAAACTTCGGACTTGAGAGAAGCCaaattacttataaataaaatatggttAATAAATAGTCGAGTTGCCATGGATTTTTTCGTAAcattattaacattatttaaatagttcTAAGTTATGAAGGAGAATTATTCTTGAAGGAGAATTATTCTAACACATAAATGCTATTGTGATTTCTCGTAAAGACTTGCATACTTATTTCttcctttatttaatttaattttaagcatACTTAGGttagtttaatataattaaaacccatcactttaatttatttttattaccgACCAATTTGCGCTTAGTAATTAATTTTGCAATACTTGATTCGCATAAACAGTTTctgtggagacaataactcttactcactactttattacttgtcaacgattgtgtatacttgcacatcaATCGAATAATCTCGTAATCTCGAGACATTAGTCATGTTTGGGTTagctaaaaatgttaaaatgttgGGTTGGTATTACCGAGTTGTTGGCTAGATTGGGTAATTGGGCTTTGGGTTTCgatagtttaaattatattatatattatattttaaatataataaatataagtcAGTAAATTCGGTAGGTTCAATTAtgaatttcaataaaattttcccCTAATCTTGCTTATTTGCTTGCatctttttaagaattttgtgCAGTCAGTCTTGAAAAGGCTAAATCAAAGCAAGATTACTTCTCTAGAATCCTTTTGTGATATACTTTCcttatatattgatatatgcAATCAAAAGATAATATAGGCTAACTTTATCAATATTTATGTCAAccctttgtatttttttcatatttttaaaattaaaaattaattaattattaacatgACAATTCATGTGTATGCCacattagtaaaatttaatagtCGTTAATTTATTCCATctattttggtttgatttgacaaataagataaatttaagggctaaaagaggtaaaaaaattaaatggaggagtaaaatgacttttttataAGTTGAAGGGTCAAATAAGTCATGATACCAATAATTTTCTAAGTACATATATGTAAGTAAAACAAGTGACTCACTTGGTTTTAAAAAcagtttttaaggaaaaatttagTGGAGAGAAATCTAAATATTAGGTGCAAAAATTAGGCTACTAAACAtatgagtttggatgggcggtgcgtttacttgcggttagtgtaaaaacagcggtggcggtgagattagatactgtagagtgagacaaaaagtaggctaaacgcaccgcaccgtaccgaatcgcccatccaaacctaCCCTTAAATCATTATTTGTATTGGATCAAAGATAATGAGTTATCTCTTTTGGGAAATCCTGTAAACGTGGAAACCGAAGCAAGTAGACTACCTTATGAATTGGgtttcatttatttcacttaaatttaattttcaaactcattttggatggaaatttatacataaaacaGAAAGAAGAGAATTCAGATAAAATAAAGGACCCCAAAAAATATGACTCTTGACCTTCCAATTGGGTCGCTATGATGAGACTGTTCCTTTATATCCAAAGTTTGTATATTATGTAGTATATCTATATATGTTTCTTTAGGTCATGGTGAAGAATATTTCCttcacataaaaaaaaaacaagtatacATGTTTGTGTGAAATACGCATTCCTTCgcattataataaaaacaactaaGATTCCAATGAAAAATTAAGTGGACTTCTTTTGACGACGACGACGATGATGATGGGATTTTTCTAGAATatttagatttcttttttttttttttgatgaagAATCccatgaattatttttaattttcgatcAATGAGACAATTCTCTTCGGTTGATTTGATCTCATCATCTTGAGATTTTGTTCCatatacttgaaattttatttattttatttcaaaatattattactacttaattgaaaaaataaaagtatatgtttcaaaagaattttataaaaagtaaatatgttggcaaaaaaagaaaaaaagctgTGTGCTGTTGAAAGTGGTGACTGAGGCTCAAAAATCTCTTTCACAAAAAGGAGTTTTTATTATTGTGGAATATATTTAAGATTTATCTTCAActcaatttgaatcaaaatctcAATATGCAATCTCATTTGATTACTTAATTTGGATTTGAAATGTCATTGTGgttgtaaaaaaaagaagaaaaaaaaaaaaaggttcccATTGGATAAATCCAACTCATTAGATGCCTCCATGAAAGGAACTACTCCAAATAGTGTATATAGATTTTAAAGagtttcaacttttttttttaaagaaggaACCAATATTATTTAGTGATTTAAAAGCAAACAAGATAAACAATTAGGAGGATCAACacacacaaaataaattatctagAGAAAAGACATCTTACGAGAGTCGAAGTTGTAAACTACTCTCCATATGAGTTAAAGTATCACCACACAAAAGATAAGTAGCAATGAGCTAGAACTCATAGAACGAAGGAGCATCTTGCACTTATCAATCAAATGAGATAATATCAAGTCAGATTTAGATGGTGATTTCATAAAAATGTAGCATTGACTTCTATTTCAAGATTGTTAATGTTAAGTTGTCGAGCTAAAACTAGACCGTCTCTCAGGGTCCATAGCTCAATCTCTACACTAATAGCTTTAGGGATGTGACAAAAACAACCAATCACCTAACTACTCTGATAATCACGTATAACAACACCAACACTAGCTTTACTCGAATTCCCTATAAATGAACCCTCAGTATTCAATTTTAGTGATCTAACTCAAACTTTCCCATAAATATTTCCAATGGATTTATAAAGTtcttattgaaattgaaaagctGTTCGGATTATGATTTCATCcgttatcaaatattaaaagattggTGACAatcaaaatatgataaattgatatatatatatatatatatatatatatatatatataatattaatctaaaatgttAATGTGTTGcaataatttagtttttgataCAGAGAGAAAAGGTTAAGGTTTTaaagataaatgaaaattaattctAAGATTAAAAAGAataggtaaaagtattatagaggcccttgtactaagagttagattatattttgtttctctatttaaaaatgtacaaattagttcatgtacattagattaaatagcaaattaaaattttctattaaaaaatttcatctatttttattattaaaaatttacgTGCTTGACAAAATAATCAAAGAGTGACATATGGCGTGCTACATATACATCATGTTGATGTACATGTTCAGGGACCAGTATTTAACtgtaaaaatagatgaattttttttttaacaaaaggacTTCTTCTCTATTTAATCTAACTGCacaaggactaatttactcattttttagtagaatagataaaatgcaatctgaATTCTATTATATAAGGATTTCCATGGTAATTTTTTACcaagaaaaatatgaataatacgatgaaagttagtaaaaattataatgtttcaCCGTACAAAGGACACCAATTCCGTATGCAAAGAAAGATTCGTAATGCTGCTCTATCCTTCTTTTTTGTTCAGCATTTGATCGCTTTCTTTTATGATCTAATCGAACAATTTTCTGatgttttccttttattttttcattttcatttccaacAAAAAAGGGAAACTTGCTTTCTTGCCGACCAAACACCACCAGATTCCTCAAAAACCCTATATAAACCAGTGGGTGTTGAGCATTCAAAGCACCTCACAATCTCAACAACAGCTATACATTTAGCCTCTCACTTGCAAAACCCTTCCTTACTTTTGGCATTGTTTTCCGCGTAGTATATCAAATGGAGAGAGTGACAAAGTTGGCATCCGAGAAGCCAGTGGTGATCTTCAGCAAGAGTTCGTGTTGCATGTCCCACACCATCAAAACCCTTTTCTACGACTTTGGTGTCAACCCTGCGGTTCACGAACTCGATGAGATTTCTAGAGGGCGTGAAATCGAACAAACTCTTTCGAGGCTCGGTTGCAACCCTTCTGTCCCAGCCGTCTTCATTGGTGGTGAATTCGTTGGTGGAGCTAATGAGGTCATGAGTCTTCATCTTAATCGATCCT
This genomic window from Gossypium raimondii isolate GPD5lz chromosome 10, ASM2569854v1, whole genome shotgun sequence contains:
- the LOC105775018 gene encoding monothiol glutaredoxin-S2; amino-acid sequence: MERVTKLASEKPVVIFSKSSCCMSHTIKTLFYDFGVNPAVHELDEISRGREIEQTLSRLGCNPSVPAVFIGGEFVGGANEVMSLHLNRSLIPMLRRVGALWV